Proteins from a genomic interval of Methanofollis formosanus:
- a CDS encoding flavodoxin family protein yields the protein MNGGRALILMAWKRALLEEREVRTSEGTFVITLEREDLSALYPDMERYTLTLRAGKKEVAVFRTNTYEYSPTVGLDPSSVARHRALIWEEGLKDEPLDFLEYLGKEETRRPPALSLTDVLVVQGSPRADGNCSILAGWVAEEVRAAGKSVQVLYPDDMEIHPCIGCYQCYNTGACTFEDEMEGVVRALRSARLLVVCSPVYTSTVPSGLKALVDRCQALHAALNFTGRGRLRGTSGLLLGVCGRKGRENFAYLAPVVEVFMENLGIVPAGEVLIDGIDRVRDVRTIPGQEGRVREAVRAALSISRCPS from the coding sequence ATGAACGGGGGCCGTGCACTCATCCTCATGGCCTGGAAGCGGGCCCTCCTTGAAGAGCGAGAGGTCCGAACTTCGGAAGGGACGTTTGTCATCACCCTTGAGAGAGAAGACCTCTCGGCCCTGTACCCCGACATGGAGCGTTACACCCTCACGCTCAGGGCCGGAAAAAAGGAGGTCGCCGTCTTCAGGACCAACACCTACGAATACTCCCCGACCGTCGGTCTCGACCCCTCATCGGTCGCCAGGCATCGCGCCTTGATCTGGGAAGAGGGGTTGAAGGACGAACCCCTCGACTTCCTCGAATATCTCGGAAAAGAAGAGACCCGGCGCCCGCCGGCCCTCTCGCTCACCGACGTGCTCGTCGTCCAGGGCAGTCCGCGGGCCGATGGGAACTGCAGCATCCTCGCCGGGTGGGTCGCCGAAGAGGTCAGGGCTGCAGGAAAGTCGGTGCAGGTGCTCTATCCGGACGACATGGAGATCCATCCGTGCATCGGGTGTTACCAGTGCTACAACACCGGCGCCTGCACCTTCGAGGACGAGATGGAGGGGGTCGTCCGCGCCCTGCGGTCTGCCCGCCTCCTCGTCGTCTGTTCGCCGGTCTACACCAGCACCGTCCCGTCAGGGCTCAAGGCCCTCGTCGACCGCTGCCAGGCCCTGCACGCCGCCCTGAACTTCACGGGGAGGGGGCGGCTGAGGGGCACATCCGGCCTTCTCCTCGGCGTCTGCGGCCGGAAGGGCCGGGAAAACTTTGCATATCTCGCACCGGTCGTCGAGGTCTTCATGGAGAACCTCGGGATCGTCCCGGCCGGTGAGGTGCTCATCGACGGGATCGACCGGGTGCGGGACGTCAGGACGATACCCGGCCAGGAAGGACGGGTGCGGGAAGCAGTGCGGGCCGCGCTCAGTATCTCGCGTTGTCCTTCATGA
- a CDS encoding DUF2106 family protein: MRIYELVHRISEVLSDYEQLVSVFAAIVVLVAIVGIFTLPELAYHDDQLYPKSIDRTSPLDPYDRGGVPFENTTVVAQYPENSPYLGYVTAYLTPLTRAMAAITLYTGTTIVSHPGGIIDEILYNTRGLDTVVETTILFVAFAIASYVFRRGRD; encoded by the coding sequence ATGAGGATCTACGAACTCGTGCACCGGATCTCCGAGGTGCTCTCAGACTACGAACAACTGGTCAGCGTCTTTGCGGCCATCGTCGTCCTGGTCGCGATCGTCGGGATCTTCACGCTCCCCGAACTCGCCTATCACGACGACCAGCTCTACCCCAAGAGCATCGACCGCACCAGCCCCCTCGACCCCTATGACCGGGGCGGCGTGCCCTTCGAGAACACCACCGTCGTGGCGCAGTACCCGGAGAACTCACCGTACCTCGGCTACGTCACCGCCTACCTCACGCCCCTCACACGGGCGATGGCGGCGATCACGCTCTACACCGGGACGACGATCGTCTCCCACCCGGGCGGGATCATCGACGAGATCCTGTACAACACCAGGGGCCTGGATACCGTCGTCGAGACGACCATCCTCTTCGTGGCCTTTGCAATCGCCAGTTATGTCTTCAGGAGGGGACGCGATTGA
- a CDS encoding DUF2108 domain-containing protein has product MIEFLTVVLAAIVLAGAVATALVRDPFSKLIALGVMIGGVIPFIVARGYLDVAIAVSLIAPLATIFVLLIAGRRDFYDA; this is encoded by the coding sequence ATGATTGAGTTTCTGACCGTCGTGCTGGCGGCGATCGTGCTTGCCGGTGCGGTCGCAACCGCCCTGGTGCGCGACCCCTTCTCCAAACTCATCGCCCTCGGGGTGATGATCGGGGGCGTCATACCCTTCATCGTCGCACGAGGATACCTCGACGTCGCCATCGCCGTGAGTCTCATCGCACCGCTTGCGACCATCTTCGTCCTGCTCATCGCAGGGAGGAGGGACTTCTATGACGCCTGA
- a CDS encoding phosphate-starvation-inducible PsiE family protein: MLKALDTYQKGIYYVLIGLLAVIVGFSVIELVVLVVEGLIYQSAMRLENHEIIGVFGLFLLVLIGLELMETIRAYVEDRRVHVEVIMLVAIIAVARKVIILETEQVNELSLVGIGFVIIALACGYFLIKKAKDIKIEA; the protein is encoded by the coding sequence ATGCTCAAAGCGCTGGACACCTATCAGAAGGGGATTTACTATGTCCTCATCGGCCTCCTCGCCGTCATCGTCGGTTTTTCCGTGATCGAACTGGTGGTCCTGGTCGTCGAGGGCCTGATCTATCAATCGGCCATGCGGCTCGAGAACCATGAGATCATCGGAGTCTTCGGGCTCTTCCTCCTCGTCCTCATCGGCCTCGAACTCATGGAGACGATCCGGGCATATGTCGAGGACCGCAGGGTGCATGTCGAGGTGATCATGCTCGTCGCGATCATCGCCGTCGCTCGAAAGGTCATCATCCTCGAGACGGAGCAGGTCAATGAACTCTCCCTCGTCGGGATAGGGTTCGTCATCATCGCCCTGGCCTGTGGCTACTTCCTGATCAAGAAGGCGAAAGACATCAAGATAGAGGCATAG
- a CDS encoding class I SAM-dependent methyltransferase, with the protein MPCKREEAADRQTDMPAPAWGNMDDLPDYNELWRAAVEAQRGEERDPGARWDKKAGAFDRAAGTDGVPVEICMIGVRPNETVLDIGAGTGRLAVPLARRARYVTALDPSEQMLERLRRHMAKAGLSNYTTLKGRWEVAEVESHDVVVGANVLGFADLRAALARMDAAAGRAVYLFWHAGEWREPDEMALYRAIFEKGHGNYPDYLWVVHVLHEMGIYANVTIYGTERASVYSSVDEAAAEWSRLHDAPEGNEATVRAHFARVLVPLEGGGYVLRRKRRMAMIRWEKEEG; encoded by the coding sequence GTGCCCTGCAAGAGGGAGGAGGCGGCCGACCGCCAGACTGATATGCCCGCACCCGCATGGGGGAACATGGACGACCTCCCTGACTACAACGAACTCTGGCGGGCGGCGGTCGAGGCGCAACGGGGCGAGGAGCGCGACCCGGGCGCCCGCTGGGACAAAAAAGCCGGGGCTTTCGACCGGGCGGCCGGCACCGACGGCGTGCCGGTCGAGATATGCATGATCGGTGTCAGGCCGAATGAGACGGTCCTGGACATCGGTGCCGGAACCGGGCGGCTCGCGGTCCCGCTCGCACGGCGGGCGCGTTATGTCACCGCCCTCGACCCTTCGGAGCAGATGCTCGAACGACTCAGGCGGCACATGGCAAAGGCCGGGCTTTCCAACTACACGACGCTCAAGGGACGGTGGGAGGTGGCGGAGGTCGAGAGTCACGACGTGGTGGTGGGTGCGAATGTCCTGGGGTTTGCCGACCTCCGTGCGGCCCTCGCCAGGATGGACGCCGCCGCAGGCCGGGCCGTCTACCTCTTCTGGCACGCGGGGGAGTGGCGGGAGCCGGACGAGATGGCGCTGTACCGGGCGATCTTTGAGAAGGGACACGGGAACTACCCCGACTATCTCTGGGTGGTGCATGTCCTCCACGAGATGGGGATCTATGCCAATGTCACCATCTACGGGACCGAACGTGCCTCCGTGTACTCCTCAGTCGATGAGGCGGCGGCCGAGTGGTCCCGTCTCCACGATGCGCCGGAGGGGAACGAAGCGACGGTGCGGGCGCACTTCGCACGGGTGCTCGTCCCGCTGGAGGGGGGCGGGTACGTGCTCAGGCGGAAGAGGAGGATGGCGATGATCCGGTGGGAGAAGGAAGAAGGGTGA
- a CDS encoding efflux RND transporter permease subunit, giving the protein MFFERVASVLVGYPRQVALALLFLFLLGLVGMTGVSMETGSDTYLDKSTREGVLYDSYTERFLSDSAVLLVKCDDPLDPEFLGFLDRLETEVREVRHVESVEALPDVLKALNHGRLPASRAEALPDVLKALNHGRLPASRAEAEMLLGHLPPDLRAQLLPSNILTLVLVDVEQGVSTDVSRGVLHSVQAVIESESPPPGVSIEVTGNTAFDEQMEDELTASLAVLIAAAMGLMAITLAVLFSSMSHRLLPALLVAVGMILTFGVMGFTGINLNIGVVAAFPVLLGLGIDYAIQFQARLDEECRRSPLPEAVRTTLVRTGPAVLVAMAATGMGFIAMFISPVPMVKSFGIVSLIGIACCYGVTLLGLPAYALLRDYRPKPAAAGRGVEMKERYDSLLSRTAGRIAKHPVPVLLVAALVAYGGVVVDSSIPIDTNQNTFVPPEMPTKLSLNEVTGLVGSVRPLPLLLQGEGVDDYETVVWMDRFGDYELSRHAELTGVTSAATLIKKYNGGVLPTDQAGIDAALARVPDDELKGYLSGHTAGVIDFATIDMQMGAQDRVKKEVMADVGWMRPPPGIEVDPTGDYDMFTSLIANIATSKEQMTYLGFALIFAYLVLVYRKRYAISPIIPLVCIVGWNAVGMLLMGINYTPMTACLGSMTIGVASEYTILMMERYGEEIREHGDPQRAIREGVQKVGTAVTVSALVTACGFSALVLSNFQIIANFGITTVIAVGFSLVGAIIIMPAALAIVGGGKKELEAGTDQGDPASSPGGV; this is encoded by the coding sequence ATGTTCTTTGAACGAGTGGCCTCGGTCCTCGTCGGCTACCCCCGCCAGGTAGCCCTGGCCCTTCTCTTCCTCTTCCTGCTCGGCCTCGTCGGGATGACCGGCGTCTCGATGGAGACCGGTTCTGACACCTATCTCGACAAGTCGACGCGGGAAGGGGTACTCTATGACAGTTATACCGAACGCTTCCTCTCAGACAGCGCCGTCCTCCTGGTCAAGTGCGACGATCCCCTCGACCCCGAGTTCCTCGGGTTCCTGGACCGTCTGGAGACCGAGGTGCGCGAGGTCCGCCATGTCGAATCGGTCGAGGCCCTCCCCGACGTGCTCAAGGCCCTCAACCACGGCCGTCTCCCTGCGTCGCGGGCCGAGGCCCTCCCCGACGTGCTCAAGGCCCTCAACCACGGCCGTCTCCCTGCGTCGCGGGCCGAGGCCGAGATGCTTCTCGGTCACCTCCCGCCCGACCTCAGGGCACAACTCCTCCCCTCGAACATCCTCACGCTCGTTCTCGTCGATGTCGAGCAAGGGGTCTCGACCGACGTCTCGCGCGGCGTGCTCCACAGCGTCCAGGCAGTGATCGAGAGCGAGTCGCCGCCGCCCGGCGTCTCGATCGAGGTGACCGGGAACACCGCCTTCGACGAGCAGATGGAAGACGAACTCACCGCTTCGCTGGCGGTGCTCATCGCCGCGGCGATGGGGTTGATGGCCATCACCCTCGCCGTCCTCTTCTCCTCGATGAGCCACCGCCTCCTCCCGGCCCTCCTGGTGGCCGTCGGGATGATCCTCACCTTCGGGGTGATGGGCTTTACCGGGATCAACCTCAACATCGGGGTGGTGGCGGCCTTCCCGGTGCTCCTGGGCCTCGGGATCGACTATGCGATCCAGTTCCAGGCCCGTCTGGACGAGGAGTGTCGTCGCTCGCCTCTGCCTGAGGCCGTGCGCACCACCCTCGTCCGCACCGGCCCGGCCGTCCTGGTGGCGATGGCCGCCACCGGCATGGGGTTCATCGCGATGTTCATCTCGCCGGTCCCGATGGTCAAGTCCTTCGGGATCGTCAGTCTCATCGGGATCGCCTGTTGCTACGGAGTGACTCTCCTCGGCCTCCCGGCCTACGCCCTTCTCAGGGACTACCGGCCGAAGCCCGCAGCGGCAGGGCGAGGGGTGGAGATGAAGGAGCGGTATGATTCTCTCCTCTCGAGGACGGCCGGGCGGATCGCAAAACATCCGGTCCCGGTCCTCCTCGTCGCCGCCCTCGTCGCCTACGGCGGCGTGGTCGTCGACTCCTCGATCCCGATCGACACCAACCAGAACACCTTTGTCCCACCAGAGATGCCGACCAAACTCTCCCTCAACGAGGTGACCGGTCTGGTCGGGTCGGTGCGGCCCCTCCCGCTCCTGCTCCAGGGCGAGGGGGTGGACGACTACGAGACCGTCGTCTGGATGGACCGGTTCGGGGACTATGAACTCTCCCGCCACGCCGAACTGACCGGGGTGACGAGTGCGGCGACGTTGATCAAGAAATACAACGGCGGCGTCCTCCCCACCGATCAGGCCGGCATCGACGCCGCCCTTGCCCGGGTGCCCGACGACGAACTGAAGGGCTACCTCTCCGGGCACACCGCCGGGGTCATCGACTTTGCGACCATCGATATGCAGATGGGTGCCCAGGACCGGGTCAAGAAGGAAGTGATGGCCGACGTCGGGTGGATGCGTCCGCCGCCAGGGATCGAGGTGGACCCGACCGGGGACTATGACATGTTCACCTCGCTCATCGCGAACATCGCCACAAGCAAGGAGCAGATGACGTACCTCGGGTTCGCGCTCATCTTCGCCTACCTGGTCCTGGTGTACCGGAAGAGATACGCGATCTCCCCGATCATCCCGCTCGTCTGTATCGTGGGATGGAACGCCGTCGGGATGCTCCTGATGGGAATCAACTACACCCCCATGACCGCCTGTCTGGGGTCGATGACCATCGGGGTGGCGTCCGAATACACCATCCTGATGATGGAGCGCTACGGCGAGGAGATCCGTGAGCACGGCGATCCGCAACGGGCGATCCGTGAGGGCGTCCAGAAGGTCGGGACCGCGGTGACGGTCTCGGCCCTCGTGACCGCGTGCGGTTTCTCGGCCCTGGTCCTCTCGAACTTCCAGATCATCGCGAACTTCGGGATCACGACGGTCATCGCCGTCGGGTTCTCGCTGGTCGGGGCGATCATCATCATGCCCGCGGCCCTCGCGATCGTCGGCGGCGGGAAGAAGGAACTGGAGGCCGGGACCGATCAGGGCGACCCGGCCTCCTCGCCGGGCGGAGTATGA
- a CDS encoding DUF2109 family protein, whose amino-acid sequence MAELIALYVCGAVALFAAARTLIEPDPYRKLPYLNVLNFAIAGLIVLVLQHPLSIAAAAAYFVGSTLEANAIASARAGVTRDD is encoded by the coding sequence GTGGCGGAGTTGATCGCCCTGTACGTCTGCGGTGCGGTCGCCCTCTTCGCGGCCGCCCGGACGCTCATTGAGCCCGACCCGTACCGGAAGCTCCCGTACCTCAACGTGCTCAACTTCGCGATCGCCGGACTCATCGTGCTGGTCCTCCAGCACCCGCTCTCCATTGCGGCGGCCGCCGCCTACTTTGTCGGTTCGACGCTGGAGGCCAACGCGATCGCCTCGGCCCGTGCGGGGGTGACCCGCGATGATTGA
- a CDS encoding EhaE family protein — translation MTPEFYLGLAVLVIGTLAAARPRPHTYLSRMISLEIPAWGLLLVMLAYNETLALLTFIAVTAISTFVLVRVIERRGEP, via the coding sequence ATGACGCCTGAGTTCTATCTCGGCCTCGCCGTGCTCGTCATCGGCACCCTTGCCGCCGCGAGACCGCGGCCGCACACCTACCTCTCCCGGATGATCAGCCTGGAGATCCCGGCCTGGGGACTGCTGCTCGTCATGCTCGCCTACAACGAGACCCTGGCCCTCCTCACCTTCATCGCGGTGACGGCCATCTCCACCTTCGTGCTGGTGCGGGTGATCGAGCGGAGAGGTGAACCATGA
- a CDS encoding AI-2E family transporter, protein MKPHSSPLDRPTLVLVFVVFLAAAVAFWDLLWVVVLALSLAVVVLPLQRCLVERSVPEGLSALMVTTLVFLLLTGAVGFTVAVLAQNADFLAEIVQGITGWIGMAGGGPAPGVGPESELAVWFDERFASFADAAAAFAAQVPTLVLDFIVFFLALYMFVYRGAAVAVELTAALPARLRSAVERMTAASVDTLYAIYIVHVATSVVTFLLAIPFFWVLGYDHIIFFSLMAGIFQLIPIIGPSVIMLIVGAFALSQGDLRGAALAALVGYPVVCALPDIYFRPLMMGRRARIHPVIMWIGFFGGLVVMGLVGFVLGPLFVVLAITAYHILVEELEGSKEAVDA, encoded by the coding sequence ATGAAGCCACACTCCTCCCCCCTCGACCGACCGACTCTGGTCCTGGTCTTTGTCGTCTTCCTCGCGGCGGCCGTCGCCTTCTGGGACCTCCTCTGGGTGGTTGTCCTCGCCCTGTCCCTGGCGGTGGTCGTGCTGCCTCTCCAGCGCTGTCTGGTCGAGAGATCGGTCCCTGAAGGGCTGTCGGCCCTGATGGTGACGACGCTCGTCTTTCTCCTGCTGACCGGCGCGGTCGGGTTTACGGTGGCGGTCCTTGCGCAGAACGCCGATTTTCTCGCCGAGATCGTGCAGGGGATCACGGGCTGGATCGGCATGGCCGGTGGCGGGCCTGCGCCCGGTGTCGGCCCCGAGAGCGAACTGGCGGTCTGGTTCGACGAGCGGTTCGCCTCGTTCGCCGACGCCGCCGCAGCCTTCGCCGCCCAGGTCCCGACGCTGGTTCTGGACTTCATCGTCTTCTTCCTGGCGCTGTACATGTTCGTGTACCGCGGCGCCGCCGTCGCCGTCGAACTGACGGCCGCCCTGCCCGCTCGTCTGCGGTCGGCGGTGGAGCGGATGACCGCCGCGTCGGTCGACACCCTCTATGCGATCTATATCGTGCATGTGGCCACCTCGGTGGTCACCTTCCTTCTGGCCATCCCCTTCTTCTGGGTGCTCGGCTATGACCATATCATCTTCTTCTCGTTGATGGCCGGGATCTTCCAGCTCATCCCGATCATCGGTCCCTCGGTGATCATGCTCATCGTCGGGGCCTTCGCCCTCTCCCAGGGCGACCTCAGGGGTGCGGCCCTCGCCGCCCTTGTCGGCTACCCGGTCGTCTGCGCCCTCCCGGACATCTATTTCCGCCCGCTGATGATGGGCCGGCGGGCGCGGATCCACCCGGTGATCATGTGGATCGGGTTCTTCGGCGGCCTGGTGGTGATGGGATTGGTCGGGTTCGTCCTGGGGCCGCTCTTTGTGGTGCTCGCGATCACGGCGTACCATATTCTGGTGGAGGAACTGGAGGGCTCGAAGGAAGCGGTGGACGCCTGA
- a CDS encoding chemotaxis protein CheW, with protein sequence MPETVDVVKFELGGERYALDIYLAREIVEMIPITPVPRASAHIAGLINLRGEVTTVIDLAALLGVPDPETDIPKKIIVLMPEATGGANVGVIVGDVHSVIQVSEKNVEQIEQALGADGFVKGIIKNGDEDAEKGELVIWLDMLRIMKDNARY encoded by the coding sequence ATGCCAGAAACTGTCGATGTCGTGAAATTCGAACTGGGCGGGGAGCGTTATGCTCTGGACATCTACCTGGCCCGGGAGATCGTGGAGATGATCCCGATCACCCCGGTCCCCAGGGCCTCGGCTCATATCGCCGGACTGATCAATCTCAGGGGCGAGGTGACCACCGTCATCGACCTCGCCGCGCTCCTCGGCGTCCCTGATCCCGAGACCGACATACCAAAGAAGATCATCGTGCTGATGCCGGAGGCGACCGGCGGGGCGAACGTCGGGGTGATCGTTGGCGATGTCCACAGCGTCATCCAGGTATCGGAGAAGAACGTCGAGCAGATCGAGCAGGCCCTCGGTGCCGACGGCTTTGTGAAGGGGATCATCAAGAACGGCGACGAGGACGCCGAGAAGGGTGAACTCGTGATCTGGCTGGATATGCTCAGGATCATGAAGGACAACGCGAGATACTGA
- a CDS encoding methyl-accepting chemotaxis protein has translation MEITEITKTISRALNGDFSQTLDEEQCDAEIRPIAAAVNELIGKLQTKEEENEELTLSLKNYTRTVAENPVPMLYLDADCNVVNGNKAFEEFSGMSHDEVVGIHAEDFTILEQEGDGLSDTLRKKTRGVSRTVVEYPVGVKRALEYSIPFLDEDGKVEGILLVLVDTTAADEEQARAEKIAEEAEAKAQWYQEIMDAVPYPITVTDMAMNWTAMNTAFAESFSLDRDHQIGRHCSATNGPLCHNDGCGIKQLQKSGKDAITTYFDVGEENFQLYCAYLKDAVGQRAGHIEIVQDITVIKEQEKQAKDNARWLEESAGELEVALEAMTKRDLTAALKIHKDDPLLKLKQDFLDTRSAITDLMSDIIIAIKDVDSNTDETSKSAEEIAKAIEQVAIKSQKTSDDSKKQLDNIEDAARAMSDLSASVEEIASTCQEVLHTTENGAEVGEQAKNLGEEATQKMQAVVTIAQRAVGEIGKLNSQMQEIDKIVKLITDISNQTNLLALNAAIEAARAGEHGRGFAVVAGEVRNLAGESKKATSHIEGLITTIQGQTEMTARDMEGVYAEINSGIASVDKTLEALNHLVMMSKEVKENVTEIARATEDQASNTNRVTERVAETRGMTQENMHNIEDMAALTEEVSASAQEVGSGAQEVAEMVTRLREKVEGFKLE, from the coding sequence ATGGAGATTACAGAGATTACCAAAACCATATCAAGAGCACTGAACGGGGATTTTTCACAGACCCTCGATGAAGAACAGTGTGACGCAGAGATCAGGCCCATCGCAGCGGCAGTGAACGAACTGATCGGGAAACTGCAGACGAAGGAAGAAGAGAACGAGGAACTCACTCTCAGTCTGAAGAATTACACCCGGACCGTCGCCGAGAACCCGGTGCCCATGCTCTACCTGGACGCCGATTGCAATGTCGTCAACGGCAACAAGGCCTTCGAAGAGTTCAGCGGGATGAGTCACGACGAGGTCGTCGGAATACATGCCGAGGACTTCACAATCCTCGAACAGGAAGGGGACGGCCTCAGCGACACCCTCAGGAAGAAGACGCGGGGAGTCTCCAGGACGGTGGTCGAATATCCTGTCGGGGTGAAGCGCGCCCTCGAGTACAGCATCCCCTTCCTTGACGAAGATGGGAAAGTTGAGGGTATCCTCCTCGTCCTCGTCGACACCACCGCGGCGGACGAAGAGCAGGCGCGGGCTGAAAAAATTGCCGAGGAGGCAGAAGCGAAGGCCCAGTGGTATCAAGAGATCATGGACGCCGTCCCGTACCCGATCACCGTCACCGACATGGCGATGAACTGGACGGCGATGAATACCGCCTTCGCGGAATCCTTCAGCCTCGATCGCGACCACCAGATCGGCCGGCACTGCAGCGCCACGAACGGCCCGCTCTGCCACAACGACGGCTGTGGCATCAAACAACTCCAGAAAAGCGGGAAGGACGCGATCACCACCTACTTTGACGTCGGTGAGGAGAACTTCCAGCTTTACTGTGCCTATCTCAAAGACGCGGTGGGCCAGAGGGCCGGGCACATCGAGATCGTCCAGGACATCACCGTCATCAAGGAACAGGAGAAGCAGGCGAAAGATAACGCACGCTGGCTTGAAGAGAGTGCAGGTGAACTGGAGGTGGCCCTCGAAGCCATGACAAAGAGGGACCTCACCGCTGCTCTTAAAATTCACAAGGACGATCCTCTCCTGAAACTGAAGCAAGATTTCCTTGACACCCGGAGTGCCATAACCGACCTGATGAGCGACATCATCATAGCCATCAAGGACGTTGATTCCAACACCGACGAGACGAGCAAGAGCGCCGAGGAGATCGCCAAGGCGATCGAGCAGGTAGCGATCAAGAGCCAGAAGACGTCGGACGACTCCAAAAAACAGCTCGACAACATCGAGGACGCCGCACGGGCGATGTCCGACCTCTCGGCATCGGTCGAGGAGATCGCCAGCACCTGCCAGGAGGTGCTCCATACCACCGAGAACGGGGCCGAAGTCGGCGAACAGGCCAAAAACCTCGGTGAGGAAGCGACCCAGAAGATGCAGGCGGTCGTGACCATCGCCCAGCGGGCGGTGGGGGAGATCGGCAAACTCAATTCCCAGATGCAGGAGATCGACAAGATCGTCAAGTTGATCACCGACATCTCCAACCAGACCAACCTGCTCGCGCTCAACGCCGCGATCGAGGCGGCCAGGGCCGGCGAACACGGCCGCGGCTTTGCCGTCGTCGCGGGTGAAGTGCGGAACCTTGCCGGCGAGTCAAAGAAGGCGACCAGCCACATCGAGGGACTGATCACCACCATCCAGGGCCAGACCGAGATGACGGCCAGGGACATGGAAGGGGTCTACGCCGAGATCAACTCGGGGATTGCCAGCGTCGACAAGACACTCGAGGCCCTCAACCACCTGGTCATGATGTCGAAGGAGGTCAAGGAGAACGTGACCGAGATCGCCAGGGCCACCGAAGACCAGGCCAGCAACACCAACCGCGTCACCGAGAGGGTGGCCGAGACGAGGGGCATGACCCAGGAGAACATGCACAACATCGAGGACATGGCCGCCCTCACCGAAGAAGTATCGGCCTCGGCCCAGGAGGTCGGGAGCGGCGCCCAGGAAGTCGCCGAGATGGTCACCCGCCTCAGGGAGAAGGTGGAAGGGTTCAAACTGGAGTGA
- a CDS encoding EhaG family protein: MNEYTIGLAVAFTGIAVAFLALARERDDLHRLLLTDLAEILALAVIALVGTDLAEALILPGLVVGISELMALSEIYLKKERLYDEPTERVHFEVMDTAPGILGAVLVVYGVVLAGFSGGAVAGLGVLFWFLCKGHREQFELLETVSGYAWAAWIGAFLVFMLLPQYWFFAVMVAGTAVLVKVMTKMSLLGTMRGGQDA, translated from the coding sequence ATGAACGAATACACCATCGGACTTGCCGTCGCCTTCACCGGCATCGCCGTCGCCTTCCTGGCCCTGGCACGAGAGAGAGACGACCTCCACCGCCTCCTCCTCACCGACCTCGCCGAGATCCTGGCCCTCGCGGTCATCGCCCTCGTCGGCACCGACCTTGCCGAGGCCCTCATCCTGCCCGGCCTGGTCGTCGGGATCTCGGAACTGATGGCCCTCTCCGAGATCTACCTGAAGAAGGAGCGTCTCTATGACGAACCCACAGAGCGGGTGCACTTCGAAGTGATGGACACCGCGCCCGGGATCCTCGGCGCCGTCCTCGTCGTCTACGGCGTCGTCCTCGCCGGGTTCTCGGGCGGGGCCGTCGCCGGCCTCGGTGTCCTCTTCTGGTTCCTCTGCAAGGGGCACCGGGAACAGTTCGAACTCCTGGAAACCGTCAGCGGGTATGCCTGGGCGGCATGGATCGGGGCCTTCCTGGTCTTCATGCTCCTGCCGCAGTACTGGTTCTTCGCCGTGATGGTCGCAGGCACTGCGGTCCTCGTCAAGGTGATGACCAAGATGTCCCTCCTCGGGACGATGCGGGGTGGTCAGGATGCCTGA